The genomic region AAAATCCGTCGCGGCACAGGTGTAACCACAACCACAACCACAACCACAACCACAACCACAACCACAACCACAACCACAACCATGATCGCTGCACAGTGCAGTTATTTGGGTAACGATTTATCTCGATGTCAAGATATATTGCGTGTCCAGTTTCCTTCGTGAGCTGAGGTCTGCAATACTCTGGGGCACCGCCACAGAGACGTGACGGCCGCCGCGAGGCAATAATCGCAGAGGAGACTGGTATGAGCAACGACGCTCACCGTGAATCGTCAACATCCCCCATCGACTATCAGGTTGTAGAGCAAGAGCCCCTGTTCCGGGAGCTCAAGAAACGCCATCGAAGTTTCGTCTTTCCGCTCGCTGTCGCCTTTCTTGTCTGGTATATCGGATACGTCCTACTTGCTGCCTATGCGCACGAGTTCATGGCCACTCCGGTCATCGGAAACGTCAATATCGGCATCCTCATGGGCCTCGGCCAGTTTGTGACAACGTTTGCGATCACGACCTGGTACGTGAGCTATGCAAACCGCAAGCTCGACCCCATTGCTGCCGAAATCCGTTCGGAACTCGAAGAACAGGAGGCGACGCGATGAACGCACTCTTCTTGCTCCCATTTGTCACCGAGCCAAAGGTCGCCGAAAACAACCCCGTCCTGAACATCTCGATCTTTGTTGCCTTCGTTGGCATCACGATGTTCATTGTCATCAGGGCAAGCCGCAACAATAAGACTGCTGCGGACTTCTACGCCGGCGGCCGGTCTTTCACCGGTGGCCAAAACGGCACAGCTATCGCCGGCGACTACCTGTCAGCCGCATCCTTCCTCGGAATCGTTGGCGCTATTGCGGTGAACGGCTATGACGGGTTCCTCTATTCCATCGGATTCCTCGTCGCTTGGCTTGTTGCGCTCCTGCTCGTCGCAGAGCTCATGCGTAATACCGGCAAATTCACCATGGCTGACGTGCTGTCCTTTCGGTTGAAACAGACGCCAGTGCGCATGGCGGCTGCCATCACTACGCTTGCTGTTTGCTTCTTCTACCTACTCGCACAGATGGCAGGCGCCGGCGGACTCGTGTCGCTGCTGCTCGGCATTAACGACAAGCTCGGCCAGTCACTTGTTGTGATCGTCGTTGGTGTTGTCATGATCTTGTACGTACTCTTCGGCGGCATGAAGGGCACAACCTGGGTACAGATCATCAAGGCAATCCTCCTCATTGGCGGCGCCTTTGTCATGACTATTTGGGTGCTCGCCCTCAACGGATTCAACCTGTCCACCCTGCTTGGCAAGGCCGCCGAGGCTTCGGAACAGGGTGCTGCCATCCTTGCGCCAGGTCTGCAGTACGGCGCCAACCCGCTTGACTTCATCTCGCTTGCCCTTGCCCTTGTGCTCGGCACTGCAGGTCTTCCGCACGTGCTCATGCGTTTTTACACCGTACCAACGGCAAAGGAAGCTCGTCGATCGGTTGTCTGGGCCATTTGGCTTATCGGGCTGTTCTACCTGTTCACGCTTGTACTCGGATACGGTGCTGGATACCTGGTTGGTCCAGAAACCATCAAGGCCGCACCTGGTGGTGTGAACTCCGCCGCGCCGCTGCTCGCGCTGCAGCTTGGCGGACCGGTTCTGCTTGGACTGATCTCGGCCGTCGCCTTCGCAACCATCCTCGCGGTCGTCGCAGGGCTCACGATCACCGCTGCAGCGTCGTTTGCCCACGACATCTACGCAAATGTCATCAAAAAGGGCAAGGCTGATAGCGTGACCGAGGTAAAGGTTGCGCGTCGCACAGTGTTGGTCATCGGTGTACTCGCCATTCTCGGTGGGATCGGCGCGCAAGGGCAAAACGTTGCGTTCCTCGTTGCCCTTGCCTTCGCAGTCGCCGCAAGTGCGAACCTGCCAACGATCCTCTACTCGCTGTTCTGGAAGAAATTCACGACCCGCGGTGCGGTCTGGAGCATGTACGGCGGGCTCGCCAGCGCAATCATCCTGATTGCGCTGTCACCCGTTGTTTCAGGTTCGCCAGACTCGATGCTTGGTGAGGGCATCGACTTCGCCATCTTCCCAATGAAGAACCCAGGACTCTTCTCGATTCCGATCGGTTTCTTCCTCGGATGGCTTGGAACAGTCACGAGCTCCGTCAAGGAATCCCCGGCACTTGCCGCCGAGATGGATGTCCGGTCACTCACCGGCCACGGGGCGGAGAAGGCGGTCGACCACTAGTCGCAGGCAACTCCATCGCCGTCTCGATCGAGGTCGTAGAGGTCGGTACCGATCACGTAGACGGGTCCGCGTACATACGCGGGCCCGTTTCCGCTTCCGCCCTCGCAGTCAACGTCGGATGCAATGGGAACGCAGGCTCCCGAATAATTGGGGTCGCAGCCCGCAGGCGCCTCTTGAACGGGCGCAGGTGCTGGTGCGGGTTGCTGCGTACCAACAGCCGTGACCGCGTGGATTGGTGCGGTTGTGATCGCATCGGACGTGATTGACCTGGCGGTTTCTTTGCCGTCAGTAAGTACGACGGTGTAGGTAATGGTGCGGACGCCAGGGATGCCGGTCACACGGACAGCAGTCGTTCCCACCAGCATCGTCGGATCCTCGACGGTCTGCTCCTCAAAGGGGACGGCCGTCGTCTCCGTGAGCGTTGTCGTCTTGATCACAGGAGTCGGGGTTATCTTTGTGGGCGTTGGGCTGCTCGAGGGCGTCGCAGAAGGGCTTGCTGTAGCAACGAGTGGCACAGCCTGGTTGTCTCTGTTGTCACCCGCGGCGGAGAGTGGGGCGCTCACAACGAGCGCAACAAAAGAGACGGCAGTCAGTATCCCTGCCACCTTTCGACTGCGAACCCTAAACAGCTCTACCCGTCCTCGGACGAGCCCGTAAATGCCAACGCCTAGGCTCATCATGCAGAGTACGGCCAGAAACGAGAAGAAACCTCCGCTCAAGAGCACCACGAGCAGAATCACGGCGGCCAACCCCGAAAAGACAAGGGCGGCAATGCGTGCAGGATGAGTTGAGGTTGCGGGCTGCATGGGGGGATACTTCCGTCTTCATTGACTATCGCTCGTGTGCCCGACCTCTATTTATGGTTAACGCACAAAGCCACTCTAGTCGGTGCGATCACGCCAACCGAATCAACGATCGTGGCGTAACCCCAGCTACTGAGTGGCTAAGTCACAAAATCCCGTTTGTTTGAGTTAAACAAGGGAGCCCCACACACCAACAGGTATGCGGGGCTCAACCTCTTATAAAAGAAGTCCGGCGGTGACCTACTCTCCCACAGGGTCCCCCCTGCAGTACCATCGGCGCTGCGAGTCTTAGCTTCCGGGTTCGGAATGTAACCGGGCGTTTCCCTCGCGCTATAGCCGCCGAAACACTATCGACAACCCACCAACAAATGGCGGGATGCCAGGTTTCGACAAAACAAAGCAACAAAAATTGTTCTTCATTCTGTGTGTTCCCGACCGTATATCGAGAACCACAAAGTGGACGCAAACATCACAACAAGAAATTATCAAGTATAGAAAGTGTTATCAAGTTATCGGCTTATTAGTACTGGTCAGCTCCATGAGTCTTTAGTCCTCACTTCCACATCCAGCCTATCAACCCAGTCGTCTACTGGGAGCCTCTCCCCCGAAGGGATAGAAATCTCATCTTGAGGCCGGCTTCCCGCTTAGATGCTTTCAGCGGTTATCCATTCCGAACGTAGCTAATCAGCGGTGCTCCTGGCGGAACAACTGACACACCAGAGGTTCGTCCAACCCGGTCCTCTCGTACTAGGGTCAGATCCTCTCAAATTTCTTACGCGCGCAGCGGATAGGGACCGAACTGTCTCACGACGTTCTAAACCCAGCTCGCGTACCGCTTTAATGGGCGAACAGCCCAACCCTTGGGACCTACTCCAGCCCCAGGATGCGACGAGCCGACATCGAGGTGCCAAACCATGCCGTCGATATGGACTCTTGGGCAAGATCAGCCTGTTATCCCCGAGGTACCTTTTATCCGTTGAGCGACAGCGCTTCCACAAGCCACTGCCGGATCACTAGTCCCGACTTTCGTCCCTGTTCGACCTGTCAGTCTCACAGTCAAGCTCCCTTGTGCACTTACACTCGCCACCTGATTGCCAACCAGGTTGAGGGAACCTTTGGGCGCCTCCGTTACTTTTTAGGAGGCAACCGCCCCAGTTAAACTACCCATCAGGCACTGTCCCTGAACCCGATTAGGGTTCGAAGTTAGATATCCAATATGACCAGAGTGGTATTTCAACAATGACTCCACCTGAACTAGCGTCCAAGCTTCAAAGTCTCCCACCTATCCTACACAAGCCACACCGAACACCAATACCAAACTATAGTAAAGGTCACGGGGTCTTTCCGTCCTGCTGCGCGTAACGAGCATCTTTACTCGTAATGCAATTTCGCCGAGTTCGCGGTTGAGACAGCTGGGAAGTCGTTACGCCATTCGTGCAGGTCGGAACTTACCCGACAAGGAATTTCGCTACCTTAGGATGGTTATAGTTACCACCGCCGTTTACTGGGGCTTAAATTCAGAGCTTCGCCGAAGCTAACCCTTCCTCTTAACCTTCCAGCACCGGGCAGGCGTCAGTCCGTATACATCGACTTGCGTCTTCGCACGGACCTGTGTTTTTAGTAAACAGTCGCTTCCCACTGGTCTCTGCGGCCTTCAAACGCTTCACGGAGCAAGTCCGTTAACGCCTCAGGCCCCCCTTCTCCCGAAGTTACGGGGGCATTTTGCCGAGTTCCTTAACCACGATTCTCTCGATCTCCTTAGTATTCTCTACCTGACCACCTGAGTCGGTTTGGGGTACGGGCGGCTAAAACCTCGCGTCGATGCTTTTCTCGGCAGCATAGGATCATCAACTTCGTCACTTAAGACTCCCCATCGGATCTCAGACTATATGAATGGCGGATTTGCCTACCATTCGTCCTACATCCTTAGCCCGGGACAACCATCGCCCGGGATTGACTACCTTCCTGCGTCACACCTGTTAATACGCTAAACGCACTAGAACGGGTTCGAGCGTTATCCCCGCGCACTCACACCCGAAGGTGATCATGCCCGGACTTAGGACTCTTAGCACTACTAGATTGTCTTGGGCGGTTTTTCGCCGGTACGGGAATATCAACCCGTTGTCCATCGACTACGCCTGTCGGCCTCGCCTTAGGTCCCGACTTACCCAGGGAAGATTAGCTTGACCCTGGAACCCTTGGTCTTCCGGAGGACGGGTTTCTCACCCGTCTTTCGCTACTCATGCCTGCATTCTCACTCGTGTAGTCTCCACGGCTGGTTTCCACCGCCGCTTCACTGCCCACACGACGCTCTCCTACCCATCCATACGGCTGGACCACGAAGGCCTACCAATAATATGAATGTCACAAATTCGGTGGTGTGCTTGAGCCCCGTTACATTGTCGGCGCGGAACCACTTGACCAGTGAGCTATTACGCACTCTTTCAAGGGTGGCTGCTTCTAAGCCAACCTCCTGGTTGTCTAAGCAGCTCCACATCCTTTTCCACTTAGCACACGCTTTGGGACCTTATTTGGTGATCTGGGTTGTTTCCCTCTCGACTATGAAGCTTATCCCCCACAGTCTCACTGCTGCGCTCTCACTTACCGGCATTCGGAGTTTGGCTGACGTCAGTAACCTTTTGGGGCCCATCGGCCATCCAGTAGCTCTACCTCCGGTAAGAAACACGCAACGCTGCACCTAAATGCATTTCGGAGAGAACCAGCTATCACGAAGTTTGATTGGCCTTTCACCCCTATCCACAGCTCATCCCCTCAGTTTTCAACCTAAGTGGGTTCGGTCCTCCACGCGCTCTTACACGCGCTTCAACCTGGCCATGGATAGATCACTTCGCTTCGGGTTTAGAACATGCGACTCATTCGCCCTATTCAGACTCGCTTTCGCTACGGCTTCCCCTCACAGGTTAACCTCGCCACATATCACTAACTCGCAGGCTCATTCTTCAAAAGGCACGCTGTCACAGCTACAAGGCTGCTCCAACGGATTGTAAGCAAACGGTTTCAGGTACTATTTCACTCCCCTCCCGGGGTACTTTTCACCTTTCCCTCACGGTACTTGTTCACTATCGGTCATCTGGGAGTATTTAGGCTTATCAGGTGGTCCTGACTGATTCACACGGGATTTCTCGGGCCCCGTGCTACTTGGGATACTCTTCGAGCGATTGCTGCATTTCGACTACGGGATTATCACCCTCTATGATTGACCTTTCCAAGCCATTCGCCTATACAACGTTCTAACTCTCAGGCTTCGGCAGAAGCCAATGAAAAGTCCCACAACCCCGAACATGCAACTCCTGCCGGATATCACACATGCTCGGTTTAGCCTGATCCGCGTTCGCTCGCCACTACTAGCGGAATCACTGTTGTTTTCTCTTCCTGTGGGTACTGAGATGTTTCACTTCCCCACGTTCCCTCTACCCGCCCTATATATTCAGGCGGGAGTCACCGGGTCCATCGCTGGCCCAGCGGGGTTTCCCCATTCGGACATCCTCGGATCAAAGTTCGTTTATCAACTCCCCGAGGCTTATCGCAGATTACTACGTCCTTCTTCGGCTCCAGATGCCAAGGCATTCACCGTTTGCTCTTAAAAACTTGAAATCACATGAGATTGAATCGAATTCATTTCGTTAAGAAAAAATTGACCAATGATCTATATATTTAAGATCTTGTTTAGACACAAACCCAACACCATCCACCCCCTTGGAAGAAGGCTTCAAAACATTGCGTTTGCATCCAAGATGCTCGCGTCCACTGTGTAGTTCTCAAAATACGGGCGGTACCCAATCTCCGCTGAAGCGCTGCTCCAACATCAAAAGGATCCAGAGGTTCAGACCCAACCACCAAACGGCGATCAGTATCTGGTCCCTCAGGACCCAACAGCGTGCAAACAACGAACCAAAACCATGCGAGACGTTCCAAGTAACCGAAGCTACCGTACTACCCCCACACCATCCGGTGCGATGTATCAATGTCAATGTTCCACCCATGAGCTACCAGCGAGACACAGTCGGTCTCGATCTGGCGCCTGGACAATCCGAAGACTGCCAGATGCTCCTTAGAAAGGAGGTGATCCAGCCGCACCTTCCGGTACGGCTACCTTGTTACGACTTAGTCCTAATCACCGATCCCACCTTAGACAGCTCCCTCCCGAAGGTTAGGCCACTGGCGTTGGGTGTTACCGACTTTCATGACTTGACGGGCGGTGTGTACAAGGCCCGGGAACGTATTCACCGCAGCGTTGCTGATCTGCGATTACTAGCGACTCCAACTTCATGAGGTCGAGTTGCAGACCTCAATCCGAACTGAGACCGGCTTTTTGGGATTCGCTCCACCTTACGGTATTGCAGCCCTTTGTACCGGCCATTGTAGCATGCGTGAAGCCCAAGACATAAGGGGCATGATGATTTGACGTCATC from Lysinibacter cavernae harbors:
- a CDS encoding DUF485 domain-containing protein translates to MSNDAHRESSTSPIDYQVVEQEPLFRELKKRHRSFVFPLAVAFLVWYIGYVLLAAYAHEFMATPVIGNVNIGILMGLGQFVTTFAITTWYVSYANRKLDPIAAEIRSELEEQEATR
- a CDS encoding solute symporter family protein, producing MNALFLLPFVTEPKVAENNPVLNISIFVAFVGITMFIVIRASRNNKTAADFYAGGRSFTGGQNGTAIAGDYLSAASFLGIVGAIAVNGYDGFLYSIGFLVAWLVALLLVAELMRNTGKFTMADVLSFRLKQTPVRMAAAITTLAVCFFYLLAQMAGAGGLVSLLLGINDKLGQSLVVIVVGVVMILYVLFGGMKGTTWVQIIKAILLIGGAFVMTIWVLALNGFNLSTLLGKAAEASEQGAAILAPGLQYGANPLDFISLALALVLGTAGLPHVLMRFYTVPTAKEARRSVVWAIWLIGLFYLFTLVLGYGAGYLVGPETIKAAPGGVNSAAPLLALQLGGPVLLGLISAVAFATILAVVAGLTITAAASFAHDIYANVIKKGKADSVTEVKVARRTVLVIGVLAILGGIGAQGQNVAFLVALAFAVAASANLPTILYSLFWKKFTTRGAVWSMYGGLASAIILIALSPVVSGSPDSMLGEGIDFAIFPMKNPGLFSIPIGFFLGWLGTVTSSVKESPALAAEMDVRSLTGHGAEKAVDH
- a CDS encoding G5 domain-containing protein, translating into MQPATSTHPARIAALVFSGLAAVILLVVLLSGGFFSFLAVLCMMSLGVGIYGLVRGRVELFRVRSRKVAGILTAVSFVALVVSAPLSAAGDNRDNQAVPLVATASPSATPSSSPTPTKITPTPVIKTTTLTETTAVPFEEQTVEDPTMLVGTTAVRVTGIPGVRTITYTVVLTDGKETARSITSDAITTAPIHAVTAVGTQQPAPAPAPVQEAPAGCDPNYSGACVPIASDVDCEGGSGNGPAYVRGPVYVIGTDLYDLDRDGDGVACD